A DNA window from Massilia putida contains the following coding sequences:
- a CDS encoding carboxylesterase/lipase family protein, which translates to MPRPPLQSLLMVALTFLVSSGAAQGASGPVATVDTGKVRGAVEKGVASWKGIPFAAPPVGDLRWRAPQPAAAWSGVREATAYGSDCMQLPFPSDAAPLGTPPSEDCLYVNVWRPAKARASGKLPVIVWIYGGGFVNGGSSPPTYAGAALAKQGVVLVSFNYRLGRFGFFAHPQLTQQAHGEALGNYGYMDQLAALQWVKRNVAAFGGDASNVTIMGESAGGMSVNALLTSPMAQGLFAKAVVLSGGDGTTADPGLASVEQVGVNFAAAKGIAADDPQALAKLRALPAEQVVDGMNLANRAPQNPSTYAGPFADGKVAVETGAAFASGRFAKVPVMIGATSADIGGKTGFMVAGARGLAGRLAAQGVPVYAYRFSYVADTIGKPGAQHASDIPYFFDTVDVKYGAAVTKKDVAMGRAMSAYLVNFAKKGDPNGRKLPAWPRYAGDEDVIMDFAASGRPVAQRDPWGPDIDATTVAGR; encoded by the coding sequence ATGCCACGTCCGCCCCTGCAATCCCTGTTGATGGTAGCGCTAACCTTCCTCGTGTCTTCCGGCGCCGCGCAAGGTGCCAGCGGTCCCGTCGCCACCGTCGACACGGGCAAGGTCCGGGGCGCCGTCGAGAAAGGCGTGGCCAGCTGGAAGGGCATACCGTTTGCGGCCCCGCCCGTCGGCGACCTGCGCTGGCGCGCGCCGCAGCCGGCCGCCGCCTGGTCCGGCGTCCGCGAGGCCACGGCCTACGGCAGCGACTGCATGCAACTGCCTTTCCCCAGCGACGCCGCGCCGCTGGGCACGCCGCCGTCCGAGGATTGCCTGTATGTGAATGTGTGGCGTCCGGCGAAAGCCAGGGCATCCGGCAAACTGCCGGTGATCGTGTGGATCTACGGCGGCGGCTTCGTCAACGGCGGTTCGTCGCCGCCGACGTATGCCGGCGCCGCGCTGGCGAAGCAGGGCGTCGTCCTCGTCAGTTTCAATTACCGGCTGGGCCGCTTCGGCTTCTTCGCCCATCCGCAGCTGACGCAGCAGGCGCACGGCGAAGCGCTCGGCAACTACGGTTACATGGACCAGCTGGCGGCCCTGCAGTGGGTCAAGCGCAACGTGGCGGCGTTCGGCGGGGATGCGTCCAACGTGACGATCATGGGCGAATCGGCGGGCGGCATGTCCGTCAATGCGCTGCTGACGTCACCCATGGCGCAAGGCCTGTTCGCGAAGGCCGTCGTGCTGTCCGGCGGCGACGGCACGACGGCCGATCCGGGTCTGGCAAGCGTCGAACAGGTCGGCGTGAACTTCGCGGCGGCGAAGGGTATCGCGGCCGACGATCCGCAGGCGCTGGCGAAACTGCGCGCGCTGCCGGCGGAGCAGGTCGTCGACGGCATGAACCTGGCCAACCGTGCGCCGCAGAATCCGTCCACGTATGCCGGGCCGTTCGCGGACGGCAAGGTGGCCGTCGAGACGGGGGCCGCGTTCGCGTCCGGCCGCTTTGCCAAGGTGCCCGTGATGATCGGCGCGACGAGCGCGGACATCGGCGGCAAGACCGGTTTCATGGTCGCCGGTGCGCGCGGCCTGGCGGGACGCCTCGCCGCGCAGGGCGTGCCCGTGTACGCATACCGCTTCTCGTACGTGGCGGACACCATCGGCAAGCCGGGCGCGCAGCACGCGAGCGACATTCCGTATTTCTTCGACACGGTGGACGTCAAGTACGGCGCGGCGGTCACGAAGAAGGACGTCGCGATGGGCCGCGCGATGAGCGCCTATCTCGTGAACTTCGCGAAGAAGGGCGACCCGAACGGCCGCAAGCTGCCGGCGTGGCCGCGCTATGCCGGCGACGAGGACGTGATCATGGATTTCGCAGCGAGCGGCAGGCCGGTCGCCCAGCGCGATCCGTGGGGACCCGACATCGACGCGACGACCGTCGCGGGCCGCTAG
- a CDS encoding methyl-accepting chemotaxis protein yields MHMTAAAPVTSRDELAHAALDAINRAQAVIEFGLDGRILHANQNFLDTLGYELHEVVGQPHALFCEPDYVRSQAYRDFWKHLARGEYHAGEFKRVARDGSPVWIQATYNPIFGADGKPTKVVKFATDITAAKLRNLDFEGKMAAIDRTQAVIEFDLQGNVLHANANFLAVTGYTLEEVRGRHHRMFCLPEHASSAEYLAFWERLGRGQADTGEYRRVTKDGRTVWILASYNPILGADGKPVKIVKFATDITARKRHAAETRGQLDAIGRSQAVIEFDLHGNVLAANDNFLRTLGYLEDEVIGRHHSMFCDEALIKSSAYRNFWADLARGQFQSGRFRRRGKHGADIWIQATYNPILDADGKPYKVIKFAMDVTDQVHREEQLGAKIHAMSGVLTDLSQSITSIAQGSQQSAGLAVQTRDQAAEGSTLLARSKDAILAIQKSSDDVQEIIDTISDIASQTHLLAFNAAIEAARAGEHGMGFSVVANEVRKLAEKSALAAREIAKLINETANRVGEGTRLAGDVEDAFGRIVRSVAATSESIAGIHASTSAQANATRDASALLAELERVATEH; encoded by the coding sequence ATGCATATGACCGCCGCTGCCCCCGTCACGTCCCGGGACGAACTCGCCCATGCCGCGCTGGACGCCATCAACCGCGCCCAGGCCGTGATCGAATTCGGTCTGGACGGCCGCATCCTGCACGCCAACCAGAACTTCCTCGACACGCTCGGCTATGAACTGCACGAAGTCGTCGGCCAGCCGCACGCCCTGTTCTGCGAACCGGACTATGTACGCTCGCAGGCCTACCGCGACTTCTGGAAGCACCTGGCCAGGGGCGAATACCACGCGGGCGAATTCAAGCGCGTGGCCCGCGACGGCAGCCCGGTGTGGATCCAGGCCACGTACAACCCGATCTTCGGCGCCGACGGCAAGCCGACGAAGGTCGTGAAGTTCGCCACCGACATCACGGCGGCCAAGCTGCGCAACCTCGACTTCGAAGGCAAGATGGCCGCGATCGACCGCACCCAGGCCGTCATCGAATTCGACCTGCAGGGCAACGTGCTGCACGCGAACGCCAACTTCCTCGCCGTGACGGGCTACACGCTCGAGGAAGTACGCGGCCGCCACCACCGCATGTTCTGCCTGCCGGAACACGCCAGCTCGGCCGAGTACCTGGCGTTCTGGGAACGGCTCGGACGCGGCCAGGCCGACACCGGCGAATACCGGCGCGTGACGAAGGACGGCCGGACCGTGTGGATCCTCGCGTCGTACAATCCGATCCTCGGCGCCGACGGCAAGCCGGTCAAGATCGTCAAGTTCGCCACCGACATCACGGCGCGCAAGCGCCACGCCGCGGAAACGCGCGGCCAGCTGGACGCCATCGGCCGCTCCCAGGCCGTGATCGAATTCGACCTGCACGGCAACGTGCTGGCCGCGAACGACAACTTCCTGCGCACGCTGGGCTACCTCGAGGACGAGGTGATCGGCCGCCACCACAGCATGTTCTGCGACGAGGCACTCATCAAGAGCAGCGCGTACCGCAACTTCTGGGCCGACCTGGCCCGCGGCCAGTTCCAGTCCGGCCGCTTCCGCCGCCGCGGCAAGCACGGCGCGGACATCTGGATCCAGGCCACGTACAACCCGATCCTGGACGCCGACGGCAAGCCGTACAAGGTCATCAAGTTCGCGATGGACGTGACGGACCAGGTGCACCGCGAAGAACAGCTCGGCGCCAAGATCCACGCCATGTCCGGCGTGCTGACCGACCTGTCGCAATCGATCACCTCCATCGCCCAGGGCTCGCAGCAATCGGCCGGCCTGGCGGTGCAGACGCGCGACCAGGCGGCCGAGGGCAGCACCTTGCTGGCGCGTTCGAAGGACGCGATCCTCGCGATCCAGAAATCGTCCGACGACGTGCAGGAGATCATCGACACGATCAGCGACATCGCCAGCCAGACGCACCTCCTCGCGTTCAACGCGGCGATCGAGGCGGCGCGCGCGGGCGAACACGGCATGGGGTTTTCCGTCGTCGCCAACGAGGTGCGCAAGCTGGCGGAAAAGTCCGCGCTGGCCGCGCGCGAGATCGCGAAGCTGATCAACGAGACCGCGAACCGCGTGGGTGAAGGCACGCGCCTCGCGGGCGACGTGGAGGACGCGTTCGGCCGCATCGTGCGCTCGGTCGCGGCGACGAGCGAATCCATCGCCGGCATCCACGCTTCGACGAGCGCGCAGGCCAACGCCACGCGCGACGCGTCGGCCCTGCTGGCCGAGCTGGAACGCGTGGCCACGGAGCACTGA
- a CDS encoding chemotaxis protein CheW yields MRLAEVRIDAVDVGIAAQAVVQALPLPQTLAAPPRRAGALAGVVEHGGVPVPVVDLARWVGTGARQDGRETRILVLRDGDRTLGLRVSAVSGLVDVAPEGITRLHHDDDADEVFHSVARSPETGRVLSVLDVGRLATLACAWSGPAASAPATEPPPAARDTRTYALLDAGTVRLGVPAGALAEVIPMPARIPIGDGAWCTWHGRHLAIVPPAALDPGLTAEQCNLLAVLERDGLALGVPVRATLRLADFMPAVTVYDDDGAEVRLVDVAALFAARPEAALSRHAHGAAPATGGADAGRPNDAAYVVFEADDLVATPLAGLECVLPLAGAPGATMRWGDRALPVVDLRRPGHAPADDGQVLVARAGVHRVACVVARVHLIIPAGGGRMYRLGAGAFIMTGDGRARASYRTVDLGTYC; encoded by the coding sequence ATGCGGCTGGCCGAAGTGCGCATCGACGCCGTCGACGTCGGCATCGCCGCGCAAGCCGTCGTGCAGGCGTTGCCGCTGCCGCAGACGCTGGCCGCCCCGCCGCGCCGCGCGGGCGCCCTGGCCGGCGTGGTGGAGCACGGCGGCGTGCCGGTGCCCGTCGTCGACCTCGCGCGCTGGGTCGGCACGGGCGCGCGGCAGGACGGGCGAGAAACGCGCATCCTCGTCCTGCGCGACGGCGACCGCACGCTGGGCCTGCGCGTCTCGGCCGTCAGCGGCCTCGTCGACGTGGCGCCGGAGGGCATCACCCGCCTGCATCACGACGACGATGCGGACGAAGTGTTCCACAGCGTGGCGCGTTCGCCGGAGACGGGGCGCGTCCTCAGCGTGCTCGACGTCGGCAGGCTCGCCACGCTGGCCTGCGCGTGGAGCGGCCCCGCTGCGTCGGCGCCGGCCACCGAACCGCCGCCGGCCGCGCGCGACACGCGCACGTACGCCCTGCTCGACGCGGGCACGGTGCGCCTCGGCGTACCGGCCGGCGCGCTCGCGGAAGTCATTCCCATGCCGGCGCGCATCCCGATCGGCGACGGCGCGTGGTGCACGTGGCACGGCCGGCACCTGGCGATCGTGCCGCCGGCCGCGCTCGATCCCGGCCTCACGGCCGAACAATGCAACCTGCTCGCCGTGCTGGAACGCGACGGCCTCGCGCTCGGCGTGCCCGTGCGCGCAACCTTGCGCCTGGCGGATTTCATGCCGGCCGTGACGGTCTACGACGACGACGGCGCCGAGGTCCGGCTGGTCGACGTGGCGGCGCTGTTCGCGGCCCGTCCCGAGGCAGCGCTGTCCCGGCACGCGCACGGCGCCGCCCCCGCGACGGGCGGCGCGGACGCCGGCCGGCCCAACGACGCCGCGTACGTCGTGTTCGAAGCGGACGACCTCGTCGCCACGCCCCTGGCCGGGCTGGAATGCGTGCTGCCGCTCGCGGGCGCGCCTGGCGCGACGATGCGCTGGGGCGACCGCGCGCTGCCCGTCGTCGACCTGCGCCGTCCCGGACACGCGCCGGCGGACGACGGCCAGGTGCTCGTCGCGCGCGCCGGCGTGCACCGCGTCGCCTGCGTGGTCGCGCGCGTGCACCTCATCATCCCGGCGGGCGGCGGACGGATGTACCGCCTGGGCGCGGGCGCGTTCATCATGACGGGCGACGGCCGCGCGCGCGCCAGCTATCGCACGGTCGACCTGGGCACATACTGCTAG
- a CDS encoding SGNH/GDSL hydrolase family protein, whose product MTARALATLLLYALLTTTSTAANQGWRTGWSSAPDSDGPALPAQTLRQVVRTSAGGTRVRIRLSNLFGKAPLTVGAARVGLSAGGAHVAPGSDRALLFGGRTAVTIAAGSSALSDPVDLAVGARQQLAVSLYLPAQVDVSTVHGFALQTAYLNAPGDATRSADFPSTATDDSRYFISDVEVMGTDAGRTLAIVGDSIADGVGAGTGHDARWPDALAARLQGDPLLATIGIANGGIAGNRVLNDGAGIFVGPSALSRFGRDALDKPGVRWILVHEGVNDITATQMLAEPAQHVTVEQIEAGLRTLAERAHARGIRIWAGTLMPLAGTKPFYSEAAERQRQAVNAWIRTAGVFDSVIDFDAALRDPLEPTRLNPAYDSGDHLHPNEAGYRLMAQQIDLRLLNR is encoded by the coding sequence ATGACCGCACGCGCGCTCGCCACCCTGCTCCTCTATGCTCTGCTCACGACCACCTCCACCGCAGCGAACCAGGGCTGGCGCACCGGCTGGTCGTCCGCGCCCGATTCCGACGGCCCCGCCCTGCCCGCGCAGACGCTGCGCCAGGTCGTGCGCACGAGCGCGGGCGGCACGCGCGTGCGCATCCGCCTGTCGAACCTGTTCGGCAAGGCGCCGCTGACGGTGGGCGCGGCCCGCGTCGGCCTGTCCGCCGGCGGCGCGCACGTCGCGCCCGGCAGCGACCGCGCCCTGCTGTTCGGCGGCCGGACCGCGGTCACGATCGCGGCAGGCAGCAGCGCGTTGTCCGATCCCGTCGACCTCGCCGTCGGCGCGCGCCAGCAGCTCGCCGTCAGCCTGTACCTGCCCGCGCAGGTCGACGTGTCGACGGTCCACGGCTTCGCGCTGCAGACGGCATACCTGAATGCACCGGGCGATGCGACACGGTCCGCCGACTTTCCCTCCACCGCCACGGACGACAGCCGCTACTTCATCAGCGACGTCGAGGTGATGGGCACGGACGCGGGACGCACGCTGGCCATCGTCGGCGACTCGATCGCGGACGGCGTCGGCGCCGGGACCGGCCACGACGCGCGCTGGCCGGACGCGCTGGCCGCGCGCCTGCAGGGCGATCCGCTGCTCGCCACGATCGGCATCGCGAACGGCGGCATCGCCGGCAACCGGGTGCTGAACGACGGTGCCGGCATCTTCGTCGGCCCGAGCGCGCTTTCCCGCTTCGGGCGCGACGCGCTGGACAAGCCCGGCGTGCGCTGGATCCTCGTGCACGAAGGCGTGAACGACATCACGGCCACGCAGATGCTGGCCGAGCCCGCGCAGCACGTGACCGTCGAACAGATCGAAGCCGGCTTGCGCACGCTGGCGGAGCGCGCGCATGCCCGCGGCATCCGCATCTGGGCCGGCACCCTGATGCCGCTGGCCGGCACCAAGCCTTTTTATTCCGAGGCCGCCGAGCGCCAGCGCCAGGCCGTGAACGCATGGATCCGCACGGCCGGCGTGTTCGACTCCGTCATCGACTTCGACGCCGCCCTGCGCGACCCGCTCGAGCCCACGCGCCTGAACCCGGCCTACGACAGCGGCGACCACCTGCACCCGAACGAGGCGGGCTATCGCCTGATGGCGCAACAGATCGATCTCCGCCTGCTGAATCGTTAA
- a CDS encoding OmpP1/FadL family transporter has protein sequence MNQKHLTLLVALALGTSLDATASGYRFGSQSVSAQGTAEANGAEANDASTIFANPAGLSRLEGRQITGGITAVVPHSTFQDAGSTRFTKTPTGGLTSQDDYAPSVVAGPSLYYSQKIDSQWTAGVGVFVPYGTKLDYDNNWSGRYSLTNIKLESVNINPSVAFKLSEQHSVGFGIDIEYMKARLGQAVDVPGSIAAAQAAGSGAALVRQIATLGGNPALLATAHDAHAGVDGKDWGYGFNLGYLYSPTPDTRFGIAYRSSIKHELKGGAVWDFSTVTGDAVVNKVLQGASHHANSASRVDVSTPETLSLNAFHQFDPKWAGLADVTWTRNSRMQDINIQFVGAGVGDLVIRQKWKNTVRVALGANYQLNDTTVLRAGIAHDDAPVQGDTLRHAALPDADRLQLSFGANWKLTPASSLDLAYSWLHFNDASGNYTNNCNPLMTTCTGNGETTRGTWKTRMQLIGLAYNYKF, from the coding sequence ATGAATCAGAAACACCTGACCCTGCTCGTCGCCCTGGCCCTGGGTACGTCGCTCGACGCGACCGCTTCCGGCTACCGCTTCGGCTCCCAGAGCGTGTCCGCGCAGGGCACCGCCGAAGCCAACGGCGCCGAAGCCAACGACGCTTCGACCATCTTCGCCAACCCGGCCGGCCTGTCGCGTCTGGAGGGCCGCCAGATCACGGGCGGCATCACCGCCGTCGTGCCGCATTCGACCTTCCAGGACGCCGGCTCGACCCGTTTCACCAAGACGCCCACCGGCGGCCTGACGTCGCAGGACGACTACGCGCCGAGCGTCGTCGCCGGCCCGTCGCTGTACTACAGCCAGAAGATCGACAGCCAATGGACGGCCGGCGTCGGCGTGTTCGTCCCGTACGGCACCAAGCTGGACTACGACAACAACTGGTCGGGCCGCTACTCGCTCACCAACATCAAGCTGGAATCCGTCAACATCAACCCGTCGGTGGCGTTCAAGCTCTCCGAGCAGCACAGCGTCGGCTTCGGCATCGACATCGAATACATGAAGGCGCGCCTGGGCCAGGCCGTGGACGTGCCGGGCTCCATCGCCGCCGCGCAGGCCGCGGGCAGCGGCGCCGCGCTCGTGCGCCAGATCGCCACGCTGGGCGGCAATCCGGCGCTGCTTGCGACCGCGCACGACGCGCACGCGGGCGTGGACGGCAAGGACTGGGGCTATGGCTTCAACCTGGGCTACCTGTACTCGCCGACGCCGGATACGCGCTTCGGCATCGCCTACCGCTCGTCGATCAAGCATGAACTCAAGGGCGGCGCGGTGTGGGACTTCTCGACGGTCACGGGCGACGCCGTCGTCAACAAGGTGCTGCAGGGCGCATCGCACCACGCCAACTCGGCATCGCGCGTGGACGTAAGCACGCCGGAGACGCTGTCGCTGAACGCCTTCCACCAGTTCGATCCGAAATGGGCCGGCCTGGCCGACGTGACCTGGACGCGCAACTCGCGCATGCAGGACATCAACATCCAGTTCGTCGGCGCCGGCGTGGGCGACCTGGTGATCCGCCAGAAGTGGAAGAACACCGTGCGCGTGGCACTCGGCGCGAACTACCAGTTGAACGACACGACGGTCCTGCGCGCGGGCATCGCCCACGACGACGCCCCGGTCCAGGGCGACACGCTGCGTCACGCCGCCCTGCCGGACGCCGACCGCCTGCAACTGTCGTTCGGCGCGAACTGGAAGCTGACCCCGGCCTCGTCGCTGGACCTGGCCTACAGCTGGCTGCACTTCAACGATGCGAGCGGCAACTACACGAACAACTGCAACCCGCTGATGACGACCTGCACCGGCAACGGCGAGACGACGCGCGGGACGTGGAAGACCCGTATGCAGCTGATCGGGTTGGCGTACAACTACAAGTTCTGA
- a CDS encoding methyl-accepting chemotaxis protein, whose translation MLNWMKGKLVPSASAFAPAGRSGMTARVRSLVLNARDGSIRTAINAARLRKEVDQSLDKARQQYAAARALAASARDVTALSASVKAGTDDIAGTADRNLAVARASMDELMRLEARMRAIEEKVDGFARTVGQLDHHARSISEFGGIIQRIANQTNLLAINAAIEAARAGEAGRGFAVVAAEVRRLSQLVNEETSKIAGVNSEMRTLVESTTGATHDILEGVNVSAREVGLAAGHFQTFVADFERMTGTVNEMAVAMQSLDAVSQSIGRQVDDMAANASETGKSMADASRRLDEVRATTEEMQGVLAEFRTGGTPFDGLVEATTQLRDAAGRCLAGHLARGVDIFDQAYRPIEGSDPPRFTTGYDRAVERDLQALYDRVLGDLPGCTYALAVDTRGYAPTHNSKFSQAPTGRREHDLVYCRNKRIFDDPVGAKLATNRKPFLFQTYLRDTGEVINDLSMPLEIGGRHWGAVRVGFDSSKL comes from the coding sequence ATGTTGAATTGGATGAAGGGGAAGCTGGTCCCTTCCGCGTCGGCGTTCGCGCCGGCCGGACGGTCCGGCATGACGGCGCGCGTGCGCAGCCTCGTGCTGAATGCGCGCGACGGCAGCATCCGCACCGCGATCAACGCGGCGCGCCTGCGCAAGGAGGTCGACCAGTCGCTCGACAAGGCGCGCCAGCAGTACGCCGCCGCGCGCGCGCTGGCGGCGTCGGCGCGGGACGTGACGGCGCTGTCGGCCAGCGTCAAGGCGGGCACCGACGACATCGCGGGCACGGCGGACCGCAACCTCGCGGTGGCGCGCGCGTCGATGGACGAGTTGATGCGCCTCGAAGCACGCATGCGCGCGATCGAGGAAAAGGTGGACGGCTTCGCGCGCACCGTCGGCCAGCTCGACCATCACGCCCGCTCGATCAGCGAATTCGGCGGCATCATCCAGCGCATCGCCAACCAGACCAATCTGCTCGCCATCAATGCCGCGATCGAAGCCGCGCGCGCGGGCGAGGCCGGCCGCGGCTTCGCCGTCGTGGCGGCCGAGGTGCGGCGGCTGTCGCAGCTGGTCAACGAGGAGACGTCCAAGATCGCCGGCGTCAACAGCGAGATGCGCACGCTCGTCGAATCGACGACCGGCGCCACGCACGACATCCTGGAAGGCGTGAACGTCTCCGCGCGCGAGGTCGGGCTGGCGGCCGGGCATTTCCAAACCTTCGTCGCCGACTTCGAGCGCATGACGGGCACCGTCAACGAGATGGCCGTGGCGATGCAGTCGCTGGATGCCGTCAGCCAGTCCATCGGCCGCCAGGTGGACGACATGGCGGCGAATGCGTCCGAGACGGGGAAGTCGATGGCCGACGCGTCGCGCCGCCTCGACGAGGTGCGCGCGACGACCGAGGAGATGCAGGGCGTGCTGGCCGAGTTCCGCACGGGCGGCACGCCGTTCGACGGCCTCGTCGAAGCGACGACGCAGCTGCGCGACGCCGCCGGCCGCTGCTTAGCAGGCCATCTGGCGCGCGGCGTCGACATCTTCGACCAGGCCTACCGGCCGATCGAAGGTTCCGACCCACCGCGCTTCACGACGGGTTACGACCGCGCCGTGGAGCGCGATCTGCAGGCGCTGTACGACCGCGTGCTCGGCGACCTGCCGGGCTGCACGTACGCATTGGCGGTCGACACGCGCGGCTACGCGCCCACGCACAACAGCAAGTTCTCGCAGGCGCCGACGGGGCGCCGCGAGCATGACCTGGTCTATTGCCGCAACAAGCGCATCTTCGACGACCCGGTCGGCGCGAAGCTGGCGACCAACCGCAAGCCTTTCCTGTTCCAGACGTATCTGCGCGATACGGGGGAGGTGATCAACGATCTGTCGATGCCGCTCGAGATCGGCGGGCGGCATTGGGGGGCGGTGCGGGTAGGGTTTGATTCGTCCAAGTTGTAG
- a CDS encoding HAMP domain-containing histidine kinase, which produces MKFSIGHRLFASVLLAILAVAVAAVFLLRQNVLASFGDYAVGIELDRLEELSTALARQYRTRHGWDFIPPEARQEWVAQELARLQRVRENGAPAAPAPAPAAPPAPPAPPAPPLPPLPGPEVPDAAIAPPPPAPAPAPAPAPDPDPGPLPLARRITLLDAHGAWLAGRRPGPAATLARRALDVDGRTVGYLAVARSARPSDALAYAFLRQLTSSLWQIVALAVLLSALAAVLLARHFRSPIRQLAAGSRALSEGRFDLRLDARRSDELGDLARHFNALAGRLASAEQARRQWVADTSHELRTPLAVLRAQIEALQDGVRSATPDTLDAMLRQVLALNKLIDELYALARADVGALDCKPVALDLWALACDQARGFEQRLAQAGLALELGPAPSTPTVSADPDRMRQVLDNLFENSLRYTAPGGRVHLHAHADGRQIRLHLDDSAPGVPDNALAHLAERFYRVDASRSRAHGGAGLGLALCRRLLEAQGGTLAFAHAPLGGLRATMTLPLAEDAAGASA; this is translated from the coding sequence TTGAAGTTCTCGATCGGCCACCGCCTGTTCGCATCCGTCCTGCTGGCGATCCTTGCCGTGGCCGTGGCCGCCGTGTTCCTGCTGCGCCAGAATGTGCTGGCGAGCTTCGGCGACTACGCCGTCGGCATCGAGCTGGACCGTCTGGAAGAACTGTCCACCGCCCTCGCGCGCCAGTACCGCACCCGTCACGGCTGGGATTTCATTCCGCCGGAGGCCCGCCAGGAGTGGGTCGCGCAGGAGCTGGCGCGCCTGCAGCGCGTGCGCGAGAACGGCGCGCCGGCCGCCCCTGCCCCTGCCCCGGCCGCGCCGCCGGCGCCGCCCGCACCGCCCGCGCCACCGCTGCCGCCGCTGCCCGGACCCGAAGTGCCGGATGCCGCGATCGCCCCGCCTCCGCCCGCCCCCGCCCCCGCCCCCGCCCCCGCCCCTGATCCCGATCCCGGCCCGCTGCCGCTGGCACGCCGCATCACGCTGCTCGACGCGCACGGCGCGTGGCTCGCGGGCCGCCGTCCGGGGCCGGCCGCCACGCTGGCCCGGCGCGCGCTCGACGTGGATGGCCGCACGGTCGGCTACCTGGCCGTCGCCCGCAGCGCCCGGCCCAGCGACGCGCTGGCCTACGCCTTCCTGCGGCAGCTCACCAGCAGCCTGTGGCAGATCGTGGCGCTCGCCGTGCTGCTGAGCGCCCTCGCCGCCGTGCTGCTGGCGCGCCACTTCCGCAGCCCGATCCGGCAACTGGCGGCGGGCAGCCGGGCGCTGTCCGAGGGCCGCTTCGACCTGCGCCTCGATGCGCGCCGCAGCGACGAACTGGGCGACCTGGCCCGTCATTTCAATGCGCTCGCGGGCCGGCTGGCCAGCGCGGAACAGGCACGCCGCCAGTGGGTCGCGGATACGTCGCACGAACTGCGCACGCCGCTGGCCGTGCTGCGCGCCCAGATCGAAGCGCTGCAGGACGGCGTGCGCAGCGCCACGCCGGACACCCTCGACGCCATGCTGCGCCAGGTGCTCGCGCTGAATAAACTGATCGACGAGTTGTACGCGCTGGCCCGCGCCGACGTCGGCGCGCTCGACTGCAAGCCCGTGGCACTGGACCTGTGGGCGCTCGCATGCGACCAGGCGCGCGGCTTCGAACAACGACTCGCGCAAGCGGGCCTCGCGCTGGAACTCGGGCCGGCGCCGTCGACGCCCACCGTGTCCGCGGACCCCGACCGCATGCGCCAGGTGCTCGACAACCTGTTCGAGAACAGCCTGCGCTACACGGCGCCCGGCGGCCGCGTGCATCTGCATGCGCACGCGGACGGCCGCCAGATCCGGCTACACCTGGACGACAGCGCGCCTGGCGTGCCGGACAATGCGCTCGCACACCTGGCGGAACGCTTCTACCGCGTCGACGCCTCGCGCAGCCGCGCGCACGGGGGCGCCGGACTGGGACTCGCGCTGTGCCGCCGCCTGCTGGAAGCGCAGGGCGGTACGCTCGCCTTCGCGCATGCGCCGCTCGGCGGCCTGCGCGCCACCATGACGTTGCCGCTCGCCGAGGACGCGGCAGGAGCGTCCGCATGA
- a CDS encoding response regulator → MTARIAIVEDEPELAALVADYARAAGYTADVFGDGAAALDALRRDPPALVVLDLMLPGLDGLSLCRALRADADPVLAGLPVVMVTARVEEIDRLLGLEAGADDYLCKPFSPRELVARIKAILRRAGGPVPAIAIDTAARRIAIHGKVLDLTPTEYGILAALARRPGQVFSRAQLLDMAREGNASLDVTDRAIDSHVKNLRKKLDAVLPGVDAIHSIYGLGYRFDL, encoded by the coding sequence ATGACCGCACGCATCGCCATCGTCGAGGACGAGCCGGAACTGGCTGCGCTCGTGGCCGACTATGCGCGCGCCGCCGGCTACACGGCCGACGTGTTCGGCGACGGCGCGGCCGCGCTCGACGCGCTGCGGCGCGACCCGCCCGCGCTGGTCGTGCTCGACCTGATGCTCCCTGGCCTCGACGGCCTGTCGCTGTGCCGCGCGTTGCGCGCCGACGCGGATCCTGTGCTGGCCGGCCTGCCCGTCGTGATGGTGACGGCGCGCGTGGAAGAGATCGACCGCCTGCTGGGCCTCGAGGCCGGCGCCGACGACTACCTGTGCAAACCCTTCAGCCCGCGCGAACTCGTCGCGCGCATCAAGGCGATCCTGCGCCGCGCGGGCGGCCCGGTCCCGGCCATCGCCATCGACACGGCCGCGCGCCGCATCGCCATCCACGGCAAGGTGCTCGACCTGACGCCGACCGAATACGGCATCCTGGCCGCGCTGGCGCGCCGGCCGGGCCAGGTGTTCTCGCGCGCCCAGTTGCTGGACATGGCGCGCGAGGGCAACGCGAGCCTCGACGTGACGGACCGCGCCATCGACAGCCACGTCAAGAACCTCAGGAAAAAACTGGACGCCGTGCTGCCCGGCGTGGATGCGATCCATTCGATCTACGGGCTCGGTTACCGCTTCGATCTCTGA